In Planctomycetaceae bacterium, a genomic segment contains:
- a CDS encoding DoxX family protein produces the protein MQAVASALGRLMIATIFLMSAIGNKIPQFNNVATYMSSEGIPMPQVMLVGAIVFLIAGSLSVIAGYKTRIGAALLLIFLALATYFFHDFWSFEGQEQQTQMIQFMKNLSLMGTMVFLVANGAGSFSIDSRNNPAVPPAP, from the coding sequence ATGCAGGCAGTCGCTTCGGCCCTGGGCCGTCTTATGATCGCAACTATCTTTCTGATGAGTGCGATCGGCAACAAGATTCCTCAGTTCAACAACGTCGCCACTTATATGTCCTCCGAAGGAATACCCATGCCGCAGGTCATGCTGGTTGGCGCCATCGTGTTTCTGATCGCCGGGAGCCTGTCCGTGATCGCCGGGTACAAGACCCGAATTGGCGCGGCTCTGCTGTTGATATTTCTGGCCCTCGCCACTTACTTCTTCCACGATTTCTGGAGCTTTGAAGGGCAGGAGCAGCAGACGCAGATGATCCAGTTCATGAAGAATCTGTCGCTGATGGGAACAATGGTCTTTCTGGTGGCGAACGGAGCCGGGTCCTTCAGCATCGACTCCCGGAACAACCCAGCGGTGCCACCTGCGCCGTAA
- a CDS encoding Gfo/Idh/MocA family oxidoreductase → MTRIALLGTGLIGRFYTESLHGKRSRDRISLVYSRTESRASEFARQYNIPLHTTDLQQAVDCPDIDAVIVGLPNHLHEEAVTAAAKAGKAILCTKPLGRNADEALRMLQVVEQAGVYHAYLEDLVYTPKTLKALESVRAGAIGDVLWVRSRETHPGPHSDWFWNRELSGGGAIVDMGCHCIEIARNFIGKDIRPIEVICWADTQVHPIEAEDHAVGMVKYANGAIGQFEVSWAFRGGMDLRDEVAGTDGTIWLNHWLRTGTEMFSAGGQKGYVAEKAETESGWLFPVGDEAAALGYTDMFADALNALEENRRPMEDFYDGYIVNAIIDAAYRSADSKKWESVALPIWRGQDAVRRVGKTREFDETHLLIKEEKMPDGSARLILRDKLTGEIIQRISRPS, encoded by the coding sequence ATGACCCGAATCGCTTTACTCGGCACGGGGTTAATCGGCCGGTTCTATACCGAATCACTTCACGGCAAGAGGTCCCGTGATCGAATTTCGCTGGTCTATTCGAGGACGGAATCTCGAGCATCTGAATTCGCCAGGCAGTACAACATTCCACTCCATACGACGGACCTTCAGCAGGCCGTGGATTGTCCGGATATCGATGCGGTCATCGTCGGCTTGCCGAATCATCTTCATGAAGAAGCCGTGACCGCCGCCGCCAAAGCAGGAAAAGCGATTCTTTGTACGAAGCCCCTCGGCAGGAATGCGGACGAGGCACTGAGAATGCTGCAGGTGGTTGAACAGGCCGGGGTCTATCATGCGTATCTGGAAGATCTTGTCTACACCCCAAAGACTCTGAAGGCACTGGAATCTGTCCGAGCGGGAGCGATCGGGGATGTGCTCTGGGTTCGTTCAAGAGAAACACATCCCGGGCCGCACAGCGACTGGTTCTGGAATCGAGAGCTGTCCGGCGGCGGGGCAATTGTTGATATGGGATGCCACTGCATCGAGATTGCGCGAAATTTCATTGGCAAGGACATCCGCCCGATCGAGGTGATTTGCTGGGCTGATACTCAGGTGCATCCAATTGAAGCCGAAGATCACGCTGTTGGCATGGTGAAATATGCGAATGGTGCAATTGGTCAGTTTGAAGTGAGTTGGGCATTTCGAGGCGGAATGGATCTGCGGGATGAGGTTGCAGGCACGGATGGCACGATTTGGTTAAACCATTGGTTGCGAACCGGCACCGAGATGTTTTCGGCCGGTGGCCAGAAAGGTTACGTTGCAGAAAAAGCCGAAACAGAATCGGGTTGGCTGTTTCCAGTCGGTGACGAAGCCGCCGCCCTGGGTTACACCGATATGTTTGCCGATGCCCTGAATGCGCTGGAAGAAAATCGCAGACCGATGGAGGATTTCTACGACGGCTACATCGTGAACGCGATTATCGATGCTGCTTATCGATCCGCAGATAGTAAGAAGTGGGAATCCGTTGCGTTGCCGATCTGGCGTGGGCAGGACGCCGTCCGCCGCGTTGGTAAGACGCGGGAATTCGATGAAACACACCTGCTCATTAAAGAAGAGAAAATGCCAGACGGAAGTGCCAGGCTCATCCTTCGCGATAAACTGACCGGCGAAATCATTCAACGCATCTCCAGACCGTCTTGA